In one Pseudomonas sp. SCA2728.1_7 genomic region, the following are encoded:
- a CDS encoding DUF3158 family protein, whose amino-acid sequence MNPLTSAQPMPFEALKQDAYRQLEHAASLKGLLKPFKGKGELVQLAQMAREIEAQLCDLMEAVVQQAGQPPYSLLDIRLVLQNTSAGSTFLRWRTRDFARMGVSVWERQVCNKALPQVVREGLRRFECNRIALNLQMSVVHSLYRQATTCAIKMDSAERLLRQFTTAVEVSR is encoded by the coding sequence ATGAATCCCCTGACCTCAGCTCAACCAATGCCCTTCGAAGCGTTGAAACAGGATGCCTATCGGCAGCTCGAACACGCAGCCTCCCTAAAAGGCCTTTTAAAACCTTTTAAGGGTAAGGGGGAGTTGGTGCAACTGGCGCAGATGGCGAGGGAAATCGAGGCGCAGTTATGTGACTTGATGGAGGCTGTTGTACAGCAAGCCGGACAGCCCCCTTACTCACTGCTGGATATCCGATTGGTGCTGCAGAACACCAGCGCTGGCAGCACCTTTTTGCGTTGGCGCACCCGTGACTTTGCCCGTATGGGAGTCTCGGTCTGGGAACGCCAGGTCTGCAACAAAGCCTTGCCGCAGGTCGTGCGCGAGGGATTGCGCCGTTTCGAATGCAATCGCATCGCACTGAACCTACAGATGAGTGTGGTGCATTCGCTCTACCGCCAGGCCACGACCTGCGCGATCAAAATGGACAGTGCCGAACGGCTGCTGCGCCAGTTCACAACCGCAGTGGAGGTATCACGATGA
- a CDS encoding ParA family protein, translated as MRVVSVVSTKGGVGKTTVAANLGGLLADAGLRVLLLDLDSQPTLSSYYALSQKAVAGAYELIALNQTDPAQIISTTEVVGLDLILSNDDQGRLSTLLLHAPDGRLRLRNLLDDFRPRYDLLLIDTQGARSVLLEMAILACDIALSPITPEMLAARELRRGTLKLLSELEPFRHLSIPPPPLRLLLNQVNAIRVDARMIIRGLREAFAESTNISVLDTVVPDRVAYLNAASLGLPVHRIETRRSRQQRSPSALETMQALAIELFPEWREAISRVSRCSEAQ; from the coding sequence ATGCGTGTGGTCTCGGTGGTTTCCACCAAAGGTGGGGTAGGCAAAACCACAGTAGCGGCCAATCTCGGCGGTCTGTTGGCGGATGCGGGCCTACGCGTCCTGCTGCTCGATCTGGATAGCCAACCCACCCTCTCCAGCTATTACGCGTTGAGCCAGAAAGCTGTTGCTGGTGCGTACGAGCTTATTGCGCTCAACCAGACAGATCCTGCGCAGATAATTTCCACGACGGAGGTCGTCGGTCTCGACCTGATCCTTTCCAACGATGACCAAGGCAGACTGAGCACTTTGCTACTGCACGCCCCTGATGGGCGATTACGGCTGCGCAATTTGCTCGACGATTTCCGCCCCCGTTATGACCTGCTGTTGATCGACACCCAAGGGGCACGTAGCGTGCTGCTGGAGATGGCCATCCTCGCCTGCGATATCGCCCTCTCCCCCATTACACCGGAAATGCTCGCCGCCCGCGAACTGCGCCGCGGCACTTTGAAGCTGCTGAGTGAACTCGAACCATTCCGCCACCTGAGCATTCCACCGCCCCCCTTGCGTCTGCTACTGAACCAAGTGAACGCAATTCGGGTGGACGCACGGATGATCATCCGTGGCCTGCGCGAGGCTTTCGCCGAGTCCACCAACATTTCGGTTCTAGATACCGTAGTTCCAGACCGAGTGGCTTATCTCAATGCTGCCTCACTTGGACTCCCCGTCCACCGAATCGAAACGCGCCGATCCCGTCAACAACGCTCGCCCTCAGCGCTGGAAACCATGCAGGCGTTGGCCATTGAATTGTTTCCGGAATGGCGCGAAGCGATCTCTAGGGTGAGCAGGTGCTCGGAGGCTCAATGA
- a CDS encoding single-stranded DNA-binding protein, whose protein sequence is MSTFFVGEGNIGSAPEFQEFASGNDEPRRLLRLNVYFDNPVPREGGYEDRGGYWAPVELWHREAEHWSTLYQKGMRVLVEGRTVRDEWEDSEDNARVTFKIEARRVGILPHRVHSVVMRERSSEPAASATHVEKSTEQASSPASKPRKRRGQPPTD, encoded by the coding sequence ATGAGTACTTTTTTCGTCGGCGAAGGCAACATCGGCAGTGCGCCAGAGTTCCAGGAATTCGCCTCAGGCAATGACGAGCCACGGCGTTTGCTACGGCTGAATGTGTACTTCGACAACCCCGTGCCACGCGAGGGCGGCTATGAAGATCGAGGCGGCTATTGGGCGCCGGTTGAGCTCTGGCACCGCGAGGCTGAACACTGGAGCACGCTGTACCAGAAAGGCATGCGTGTGCTGGTCGAAGGCCGCACCGTACGCGATGAGTGGGAGGACAGCGAAGACAATGCGCGGGTCACCTTCAAGATCGAGGCCCGTCGAGTCGGCATCCTGCCTCACCGGGTGCACAGCGTGGTCATGCGGGAACGATCCAGTGAACCCGCGGCATCTGCGACACACGTCGAGAAAAGTACAGAACAGGCCAGTTCACCTGCGTCGAAACCCAGAAAGCGCAGAGGGCAGCCACCTACGGACTGA
- a CDS encoding LysR family transcriptional regulator: MQVAEVEAFVAIAASDSLSGAARRLSVLPMTISRRLASLEEQLGVRLVHRTTRSVSLTPEGELYLPYAKAMLEADEAARAAILTFAGAASGVLKVTAPTVFGQTVILPMIPALLEENPSLKVDLILSDSIIDIVGLGIDVAIRIATLRDSALIARHLAPNPRVICASPSYLRRRGVPNTLEKLRMHDCIGLHSMPYWPLIKGGERFSVKADAPFSANSVEAVRAAGKLGLGVVMLSYWDVRSDLADGSLQEIKLTDALPEHLTITALLPTRQQVPYRVKAFLDKLGQILIAPEGGCAVELDPGHAP, translated from the coding sequence ATGCAAGTCGCCGAAGTGGAAGCATTTGTCGCCATCGCGGCCAGTGACAGCTTGTCGGGAGCGGCACGTAGACTTAGCGTCCTGCCGATGACGATCTCTAGACGGCTCGCGTCGCTGGAAGAACAATTGGGAGTAAGGCTCGTCCACAGAACAACCAGGTCTGTGTCACTGACTCCCGAGGGGGAGTTATACCTGCCCTATGCGAAGGCTATGCTCGAAGCAGATGAAGCCGCGAGGGCTGCGATACTCACATTTGCTGGGGCCGCCAGTGGCGTCCTAAAAGTAACGGCTCCAACTGTGTTCGGCCAGACGGTTATCTTGCCTATGATTCCGGCCCTCCTTGAAGAAAACCCGTCTCTAAAAGTAGATCTGATCCTGTCGGACAGCATCATAGATATCGTCGGATTGGGTATCGACGTGGCCATCCGAATTGCCACACTCCGAGACTCCGCTTTGATCGCTCGCCACCTAGCTCCTAACCCTCGCGTCATCTGTGCAAGCCCTTCCTATCTGCGGCGTAGAGGAGTACCAAATACCCTGGAAAAACTCAGGATGCATGATTGCATCGGCCTGCATTCAATGCCGTACTGGCCACTCATAAAAGGTGGTGAGCGATTTTCAGTCAAGGCCGACGCACCGTTTAGCGCCAACAGCGTGGAAGCAGTAAGGGCGGCTGGAAAGTTGGGCTTAGGTGTGGTGATGCTCTCTTACTGGGATGTTCGGTCAGACCTAGCCGACGGAAGCCTGCAGGAGATCAAGCTAACTGACGCATTGCCTGAACACCTCACCATTACTGCCTTGCTCCCAACGCGACAACAGGTGCCATACCGAGTTAAAGCGTTCCTCGATAAGCTAGGCCAGATTTTAATTGCACCAGAGGGTGGCTGCGCAGTTGAATTAGATCCAGGTCATGCACCTTGA
- a CDS encoding DsbA family protein: MKLIDDTLRKNETLKIKVWIDFVCPYCLLGKKVLEEAASGLDVNIEMMPFELRAYPAPTLRPEDEYLPSVWKHGVYPAAEKLDIAIKLPSVSPQPYTRDAFLVLQYAKDQGVGNEYADAMLRAFFQQDRDIGDLTVIKDVAASVGLPIEPLEEIPKSPLHSLRHDNELKYASRIDIRAVPSIAIGNKIYSGMLDSQELREVILANMPAGKVCTSLAE; this comes from the coding sequence ATGAAGCTAATTGATGACACTCTGCGCAAAAATGAAACCCTCAAAATAAAAGTCTGGATCGACTTTGTATGTCCTTATTGCCTGCTCGGAAAAAAGGTCTTGGAAGAGGCAGCAAGCGGACTGGATGTCAATATAGAGATGATGCCCTTTGAACTCCGCGCTTATCCAGCACCCACCTTACGACCAGAAGATGAATATCTCCCATCTGTCTGGAAACATGGTGTGTATCCTGCGGCAGAGAAGTTGGATATCGCTATCAAGCTTCCAAGCGTGTCACCCCAACCTTATACCCGTGACGCATTTTTAGTTCTTCAATATGCTAAAGACCAAGGCGTTGGGAATGAATATGCTGACGCAATGCTGCGAGCGTTTTTTCAGCAAGACCGTGATATAGGTGACCTTACAGTAATCAAAGATGTCGCGGCTTCAGTCGGACTGCCAATCGAGCCTTTGGAAGAAATCCCGAAATCCCCTCTCCACTCACTACGTCACGATAACGAGCTAAAATACGCTTCTAGAATTGATATTCGTGCTGTCCCTAGCATAGCTATCGGCAATAAAATTTATTCCGGAATGCTTGACTCTCAAGAGCTTAGAGAAGTTATCCTCGCAAATATGCCGGCCGGGAAGGTTTGTACAAGCCTCGCTGAGTGA
- a CDS encoding NADH:flavin oxidoreductase, producing MTISSDQILTPFDIGQVSLKNRFAVAPMTRISASEKGLASQRQVDYYERFAKGGFGLTVTEGIYTDQKFSQGYLFQPGITDLEQAEAWRAVTSAVHKHDGKIFAQLMHAGALSQGNRFSQITAGPSAVRPRGEQMGFYYGTGQYPTPSAMTEEDIADAIDGFAKSALRAVEISGFDGIEIHGANGYLLDQFLTDVSNQRTDKWGGEVKNRIRLILEVYSAVRKAAGNATVGVRISQGKVNDFFHKWAEGEAGAEMVFGSLADAGVDFIHVTEFEAWKPAFAQGSDSFVKLARRYAPNQVIITNGSLHQVDHIQDVINDGANIIALGKGALANPDFPNRFANGDSLVEFDPSILGPVADIKDSEFG from the coding sequence ATGACTATCAGCAGCGACCAGATTTTAACTCCTTTCGATATTGGCCAGGTGAGCCTGAAGAACCGATTTGCGGTAGCACCTATGACTCGCATCAGTGCGAGCGAAAAAGGCCTAGCCTCCCAGCGCCAAGTTGACTACTACGAGCGCTTTGCTAAAGGTGGTTTCGGTCTCACTGTGACCGAGGGTATCTACACCGATCAAAAGTTCTCGCAAGGTTACTTGTTCCAGCCGGGGATTACTGATCTAGAGCAGGCTGAGGCATGGCGAGCCGTGACGAGCGCTGTTCACAAGCATGACGGCAAGATTTTCGCGCAGTTGATGCACGCCGGCGCTCTCAGTCAGGGCAACCGATTTTCGCAAATCACCGCTGGTCCATCAGCTGTACGCCCCAGGGGTGAGCAAATGGGCTTCTACTACGGCACCGGCCAATACCCCACACCCTCGGCAATGACCGAGGAAGATATCGCTGATGCAATCGATGGCTTTGCAAAATCAGCCCTACGCGCTGTCGAAATTTCTGGCTTTGATGGTATTGAGATCCACGGTGCCAACGGTTACTTACTTGACCAGTTCCTTACCGATGTCTCCAATCAAAGGACTGACAAATGGGGCGGTGAGGTGAAGAACCGTATTCGTCTCATCCTGGAGGTTTATAGCGCAGTACGGAAAGCGGCTGGTAACGCTACCGTCGGTGTTCGTATTTCTCAGGGTAAGGTGAACGACTTCTTCCACAAGTGGGCCGAAGGCGAAGCCGGGGCGGAAATGGTATTCGGGTCTCTGGCAGATGCCGGCGTGGACTTCATCCACGTTACTGAGTTTGAAGCATGGAAACCTGCTTTTGCGCAAGGTAGCGATAGCTTTGTAAAGCTGGCTCGTCGCTATGCCCCTAACCAAGTGATCATCACCAACGGCAGTTTGCATCAAGTAGATCACATACAAGATGTAATTAACGACGGGGCAAATATCATCGCATTGGGCAAAGGCGCCCTAGCGAACCCAGACTTCCCAAATCGCTTTGCGAATGGTGATTCCTTGGTTGAGTTTGATCCCTCGATCCTTGGTCCGGTTGCTGACATCAAAGACAGTGAGTTTGGCTAA
- a CDS encoding DUF2857 domain-containing protein, translating into MNLSFNVLNQAMLTQVLHELRQGNLQRCKALGLGEDDIYLLQSLPPTTLSRLAHATVPWVEVKIDSPVLHRLIERAERDEQNERLINRALKLGASSTIMYQCFGLAHSETALRRRLLKIETRKGRPQHLSEAQEHALWQRWCQLRAQDGTEDQLDAMMMLAEEQQISLTIVWQQIDQYSNDT; encoded by the coding sequence ATGAATCTGTCCTTCAATGTGCTCAACCAAGCCATGCTGACCCAAGTGCTACACGAGTTGCGCCAGGGAAACCTGCAGCGCTGCAAAGCACTCGGACTGGGTGAGGACGACATCTACCTGTTGCAATCCTTACCACCCACTACGCTGTCACGCCTGGCCCATGCCACTGTACCCTGGGTTGAGGTCAAGATTGACTCGCCGGTGCTGCACCGGTTGATCGAGCGAGCCGAACGTGACGAGCAGAACGAACGGTTGATCAACCGAGCGCTCAAGCTCGGTGCCAGCAGCACCATCATGTACCAGTGCTTTGGCTTGGCACATTCTGAAACCGCCCTGCGTCGACGTCTGCTCAAGATAGAAACCCGTAAGGGCCGCCCTCAGCATTTGAGTGAAGCGCAGGAACACGCGCTCTGGCAGCGTTGGTGCCAGCTACGCGCCCAAGACGGTACCGAGGATCAGCTCGACGCCATGATGATGCTGGCCGAAGAGCAACAGATCAGCTTGACCATCGTGTGGCAGCAGATTGACCAGTACAGCAACGACACATGA
- a CDS encoding ParB family protein, giving the protein MKKLSQEQITDKLHQDHFPRGPELERLSDPLTDTPMLVTLEQLRPYEHNPRFIRNPLYEDIKASIRERGLDQPPPITRRPGETYFIIRNGGNTRLAILGELWQETRDERFFRIHCLFRPWSNEVTALLGHLAESDLHGQLTFIERALAVAKLKTMLEAEGAVLSQRELVRRLVAGGYPISQSHISRMLDTLEHLLPAIPQTLYAGLGKPQIERLIGLRSQAERTWNRYPTAPIAFADFWLNTLGYFDAEPESFDLEQLQDELLERMSHLLGQSYRMLALELSDTQRVISTPGIVVTTPSENSHLPNVNEAAAEPLSSDPHPKSTETKFQTETAREELLTPPQTNAVSAVSPPSRVQQIREQIDRETAPDAASSVDIYAFDDIWSIAPSLDSPEQLRSAIATLAREMAAYAGHPKSIIAQPLGLGFALDIERVDLATPRAAGVHLLLLALLRAQDEVNWEDRKQLPSALFGQLLLGIYQLPLTNLPAVDVGLERLPDSLLIKLYRLIRLARRLIDLTLNQEGNSPKELL; this is encoded by the coding sequence ATGAAGAAGCTCAGTCAGGAGCAGATCACCGACAAGCTGCACCAGGACCATTTCCCTCGGGGGCCGGAACTAGAGCGGCTGTCCGATCCACTCACTGATACGCCTATGTTGGTCACGCTGGAGCAGTTGCGACCCTACGAACACAACCCGCGCTTCATCCGTAATCCGCTTTATGAGGATATCAAGGCCTCGATCCGTGAACGCGGGCTGGACCAACCGCCGCCGATTACCCGCCGTCCGGGTGAAACCTATTTCATCATCCGCAACGGCGGTAATACGCGCTTGGCGATTCTCGGCGAACTGTGGCAGGAAACCCGCGACGAGCGCTTCTTTCGCATTCATTGCCTGTTCCGACCTTGGAGCAATGAAGTCACCGCCCTACTCGGCCATCTGGCCGAAAGCGATCTGCACGGCCAACTCACTTTCATCGAACGGGCTCTGGCGGTAGCCAAACTCAAAACCATGCTCGAAGCAGAGGGAGCTGTGCTCTCACAACGTGAGCTCGTTCGACGTCTTGTCGCTGGAGGCTATCCGATTTCGCAGTCGCACATCAGCCGGATGCTCGACACCCTTGAACACCTACTGCCCGCCATTCCACAAACCCTGTATGCCGGATTGGGTAAGCCCCAGATCGAACGCCTAATCGGCCTACGCAGCCAGGCAGAACGAACCTGGAACCGCTATCCAACCGCTCCCATCGCGTTCGCCGATTTTTGGCTCAATACACTGGGTTACTTCGATGCCGAACCCGAGTCCTTCGATCTTGAGCAGCTCCAGGATGAACTGCTCGAACGCATGAGCCACTTGCTCGGACAGTCCTACCGTATGTTGGCCTTGGAATTGAGCGACACTCAGCGAGTCATCTCGACGCCGGGCATCGTCGTGACCACACCCTCAGAGAACAGCCATCTGCCGAACGTTAACGAAGCCGCGGCAGAACCTCTCTCCTCCGATCCTCATCCCAAATCGACTGAGACCAAGTTCCAGACCGAAACTGCGCGAGAGGAGCTGCTCACACCGCCCCAAACGAATGCCGTATCAGCAGTCAGCCCTCCGTCTCGCGTTCAACAGATTCGTGAACAGATCGACCGCGAGACCGCCCCTGACGCAGCATCTTCGGTCGACATCTATGCGTTCGACGACATCTGGTCCATTGCACCATCACTGGATAGCCCCGAACAACTGCGATCCGCCATTGCCACACTGGCGCGGGAAATGGCTGCCTATGCTGGACATCCCAAGAGCATCATCGCTCAGCCGCTTGGCTTGGGCTTCGCTCTAGACATCGAACGGGTTGATCTTGCCACGCCTCGCGCGGCCGGCGTTCACCTGCTGCTCCTGGCCCTGTTGCGCGCCCAAGACGAAGTCAACTGGGAAGATCGTAAGCAACTGCCGTCAGCGCTGTTCGGCCAATTGTTGCTAGGGATCTATCAACTCCCGCTAACAAATCTTCCCGCCGTGGACGTGGGACTGGAGCGATTGCCCGACAGTCTGCTGATCAAACTGTATCGCCTGATCCGCCTGGCCCGCCGCCTGATCGACTTAACGCTTAACCAGGAAGGCAACTCACCGAAGGAGCTGCTATGA
- a CDS encoding STY4528 family pathogenicity island replication protein, translating into MNTAPSSRWQRVLQQCTQQLSERWPARPTTEHPSNPALQGGFLFSGQSHEVVPRRLLLDSRLTPLERNAWQVFRLMLHGQGLVTPRYEDLQPYLSSVPYGASASRETIARVLTMLRLTRWLSLVSRGRDQLSGRHQGSLYVLHDEPLTPAEAMELDQDYLALVGHALGHATKAVRIVAQHIVEEIRQDTNIDRDRLPTRLDSWGELWAQQGLDPATDATLHDSERGEATLVRNRAAPRSDSEPSLNASVSGTVRNPNATCTVLKESICTVPRANPAVDNLHWPVALHLSPSERQAVAVALNKLKPADRQAVLNEAGARCAAGGIRKPVAYLMGLIQRALKGDFRPWAGQAEPSPIAKPSAPTPSHPIRKQGEPASALAQACLNDLRQLRGKSGGRQ; encoded by the coding sequence ATGAACACTGCCCCGTCCAGTCGCTGGCAGCGTGTCCTGCAGCAATGCACCCAGCAGCTGAGTGAACGCTGGCCCGCACGCCCCACCACTGAACATCCCTCCAACCCGGCCCTGCAAGGTGGCTTTCTGTTCAGTGGCCAATCTCACGAAGTCGTGCCACGTCGGCTGCTGTTGGATAGTCGGTTGACGCCGTTGGAGCGTAATGCCTGGCAGGTGTTTCGACTCATGCTGCACGGTCAAGGCTTGGTCACACCGCGCTATGAGGATTTGCAGCCTTACCTGTCAAGCGTGCCCTACGGTGCGTCAGCCTCCCGTGAAACCATTGCTCGGGTGTTGACGATGCTCAGGTTGACGCGCTGGCTCAGCTTGGTGAGTCGCGGCCGCGATCAACTCAGCGGACGTCATCAAGGTTCGCTGTACGTTCTGCACGATGAGCCGTTAACCCCCGCCGAAGCCATGGAACTCGATCAGGATTACTTGGCGCTAGTCGGACATGCGCTCGGCCATGCTACCAAGGCTGTGCGCATTGTCGCGCAGCACATTGTGGAAGAAATCCGCCAAGACACGAATATCGATCGGGATCGGTTACCAACGCGGCTCGACAGTTGGGGCGAACTTTGGGCGCAGCAAGGATTGGATCCGGCAACAGATGCCACTCTGCACGATTCCGAACGGGGGGAAGCTACCCTCGTTCGGAATCGTGCAGCCCCTCGTTCGGATTCCGAACCGAGTCTGAACGCCAGTGTTTCCGGCACCGTTCGGAATCCGAACGCCACTTGTACCGTATTAAAAGAAAGTATTTGTACAGTACCGCGCGCGAACCCAGCGGTGGATAACCTGCACTGGCCCGTTGCGCTGCATCTGAGCCCAAGCGAGCGTCAGGCCGTCGCCGTGGCGCTGAACAAGCTCAAACCCGCGGATCGGCAGGCGGTGCTCAACGAAGCGGGGGCACGCTGTGCGGCTGGTGGAATCCGCAAGCCAGTGGCGTATCTGATGGGTCTGATCCAGCGTGCGCTGAAAGGTGACTTTCGTCCTTGGGCAGGTCAGGCCGAACCGTCACCCATTGCAAAACCGTCTGCACCAACCCCCTCGCACCCCATTCGAAAACAGGGTGAACCCGCATCCGCCCTCGCCCAAGCGTGCCTGAATGATCTACGCCAACTGCGTGGCAAAAGCGGTGGACGTCAGTAG
- a CDS encoding PFL_4669 family integrating conjugative element protein, whose protein sequence is MADHYQLNLGSLRSSITLTLHTHHAARIWQGRTAREGVHSIMGMAGYISVTNLIKQTAAQDDPYADWAIVQLEEKLTQAKTGMLELTQQLDRIRQDLPTQIDMGDNLNIHPVTLPLYIGSQLGFLAVYLLTDYDTLVRRTLLAHHTALIGRIDMEAWIDDGAHLLRSLFGQAQRYRHAGVTRDDMAANNARAIAAIEKMGVPPMDILEGHRRSQFAPPIIRRGAVAEDDADALAEEAGEPSATVDEPEDEA, encoded by the coding sequence GTGGCCGATCACTATCAACTCAATCTGGGTTCATTGCGCAGCAGCATCACCCTGACCCTGCACACCCACCATGCCGCCCGTATCTGGCAAGGTCGAACCGCACGCGAAGGCGTCCACTCGATCATGGGCATGGCCGGCTACATCAGTGTCACCAACCTGATCAAACAAACCGCGGCCCAGGACGATCCCTATGCCGACTGGGCCATCGTGCAACTCGAAGAAAAACTGACGCAAGCCAAGACCGGAATGCTGGAACTGACCCAACAACTGGATCGGATCAGACAGGACCTGCCGACCCAGATCGACATGGGCGACAACCTCAACATCCACCCCGTCACCTTGCCGTTGTACATCGGCAGCCAGCTGGGTTTTCTTGCGGTCTACTTGCTGACCGACTACGACACCCTGGTACGTCGGACCCTATTGGCCCATCACACCGCCCTGATCGGCCGTATCGACATGGAAGCCTGGATCGACGACGGTGCCCATCTGCTGCGCAGCCTGTTCGGCCAGGCGCAGCGCTATCGGCATGCCGGCGTCACGCGTGATGACATGGCGGCGAACAACGCCCGTGCCATTGCGGCCATTGAGAAAATGGGTGTTCCCCCGATGGACATTCTTGAGGGTCATCGCCGCTCCCAGTTTGCACCGCCAATCATTCGTCGTGGTGCTGTGGCAGAGGATGACGCTGACGCGTTGGCAGAGGAAGCGGGAGAGCCATCTGCGACAGTGGATGAGCCGGAGGACGAAGCATGA
- a CDS encoding extracellular solute-binding protein has protein sequence MSGPVTLRVLGTSVTLLESIRLRAEQELGIRIEYQVHDVQTVQRIALMNPESYDLYDQWFHSMDFVWPAGAIQPIDVRRIALWDEINDLPKRGRLHPDHPLSGGSLPCDRLYVQHDGSLANRPTHLISMLPLTHNADSFAYRPDLLPPGFSAENESWSWLVDPHWCGHVALQSDAAIGALDAALAVQAKGLACFDVIGNLRLDEIDDLANVLVKLQRQGHFAAFWSDDREAGKLMLGPDVYIESVWSPALMQLHREGIQYRQAVPKEGYRGWFGGLSLSRAVDGAVKDAAYAYLNWWLAGWPGAMMARQGFYISNPLRARDHLSVAEWNYWYEGQPASERLLGSDGEPLIEPGEIREGGSYAERVSHISVWNSVMDEHNYLVRKWAAFLKAGRSQGA, from the coding sequence ATGAGTGGCCCGGTAACATTGCGCGTGCTCGGGACTTCGGTAACGCTGCTTGAGTCAATTCGATTGCGAGCCGAGCAGGAACTAGGCATTCGGATCGAATACCAGGTTCACGACGTGCAGACAGTGCAGCGCATTGCCCTAATGAATCCTGAAAGCTATGACCTTTATGATCAGTGGTTTCATAGCATGGATTTCGTGTGGCCTGCTGGCGCGATTCAGCCCATCGATGTACGCCGTATTGCGCTTTGGGATGAAATAAATGATCTGCCCAAGCGAGGCAGACTCCATCCTGACCATCCACTGTCTGGAGGTAGCCTGCCTTGTGACCGACTCTACGTTCAGCACGATGGTAGCTTGGCCAACCGTCCAACTCATCTGATCAGTATGTTGCCCTTAACGCATAACGCAGACAGTTTTGCTTACCGGCCAGACCTGCTGCCACCTGGTTTTTCGGCGGAAAATGAAAGCTGGTCATGGCTTGTAGATCCTCATTGGTGTGGTCATGTTGCGTTGCAAAGTGACGCTGCCATCGGCGCGCTCGATGCAGCCCTAGCAGTTCAAGCCAAGGGGCTCGCTTGTTTCGATGTCATTGGAAATTTGAGGTTGGATGAGATCGATGATCTGGCCAATGTCCTCGTTAAACTCCAGCGACAAGGGCACTTTGCTGCGTTTTGGTCTGATGATCGTGAGGCAGGCAAACTCATGCTGGGCCCTGATGTATACATTGAGAGCGTCTGGTCGCCGGCACTCATGCAGCTTCATCGTGAAGGGATTCAGTATCGGCAAGCAGTCCCCAAAGAAGGGTATAGGGGCTGGTTCGGAGGACTATCCCTGTCACGAGCTGTGGACGGAGCCGTCAAAGACGCAGCCTACGCTTATCTCAACTGGTGGCTGGCAGGCTGGCCCGGAGCGATGATGGCGCGCCAGGGTTTTTACATTTCCAACCCACTCCGTGCCCGTGATCATCTATCAGTTGCGGAATGGAATTATTGGTACGAGGGTCAACCCGCCTCGGAACGACTTCTAGGCAGTGATGGGGAGCCACTCATCGAACCCGGCGAAATTAGGGAAGGAGGTTCATATGCTGAGCGAGTAAGTCACATCAGCGTCTGGAACTCTGTGATGGATGAGCACAATTACCTTGTGCGCAAATGGGCCGCTTTTCTGAAAGCAGGCCGGTCTCAAGGTGCATGA
- a CDS encoding AlpA family transcriptional regulator, with the protein MSSSSVSRADSPQPPAERHIMRREEVERKTGFKRAHIYNLMKEGKFPQAKRIGLRAVGWDSLEIEQWVVERLGQQD; encoded by the coding sequence ATGTCCAGCTCATCCGTCTCGCGCGCTGACAGCCCTCAACCACCGGCCGAACGTCACATCATGCGTCGTGAAGAGGTAGAGCGGAAAACCGGCTTCAAGCGTGCGCACATCTACAACCTGATGAAGGAAGGGAAATTCCCGCAAGCCAAACGCATTGGACTGCGCGCGGTCGGCTGGGACTCGCTGGAAATCGAGCAGTGGGTTGTTGAGCGCTTAGGCCAGCAGGACTGA